The proteins below come from a single Polymorphobacter fuscus genomic window:
- a CDS encoding GH36-type glycosyl hydrolase domain-containing protein, with protein MMGWKPAQGPSSWYGEEPIREEMFGVERLEDHARSLARAQVVASGTVRGVSLKERLADNEHVLRQAYRTTVAAAEADSAITPAAEWLIDNFHLVERHIREINTNLPPSFYKQLPKLVTGPFNGCPRVFGIAWAYVAHTDSRFDPEVLKRFIRAYQTIEPLTIGELWAVAITLRIVLIENLRRFALRIERSQGERRAADAMADRLLGTETGSPEPAAQVLAALRDPGNRAAGRAVTDSFAVQFVHRLQDQNEGVAAALAWLDERMAERGTNMQAAILSEQERQIGATVTVRNIITSMRVISEIDWSELFERMSPIDDLLARHEGYAAMDFTSRNHYRTAVEDLARSSPLSESEVARRAMQAAVRAANPDGSLDRRRADPGFHLIGDGRAALERDIGYRPPVRQWVPRVGKTLGLRGYGGVILLLGALMLAVPILGVLPYGPGIAIVILLALLGSIPALDAAVALVNSGVTRSLSATVLPALELRGGVPPELRTLVAVPVMLTSAAGVAEHIETLEIHHLASLEGEVYFALLSDWADAPNETMPDDMALLATAEAGIAMLNARYPAPSGGDRFFLFHRHRRWSESEQRWMGWERKRGKLHALNRRLRGATDTDFVTAHGQPVVAPEGVAFVITLDSDTRLPRDTVRRLIGKLGHPLNAPHFDEAKGRVVEGYGILQPRITPALAIGRDGSMFQRLFAGHSGIDPYGAAVSDVYQDLFGEGSYAGKGIYAVDAFEGALQGRVPESSLLSHDLFEGVFARAGLASDVEVVEDFPVRYDVASRRNHRWARGDWQLLPWILGFGDGPKAAVPLVGRAKMVDNLRRSLTAPACVLSLIIAWALPAPAALLWTAFILFMLAVPALIPLIESLFHMPPGASGASKLRALGADARLALARWALVVTFLADQAWVMTDAIVRTLVRLTITRRNLLQWVPAAQLAAGLELSTVAFYRRMPGATVLSLAGFAVALVAGNGGWPPALLIGLLWLASPAVACRISAPPETSARLTIDAAEVATLRGIARQTWRYFEFVVTPTDSMLPPDNYQEDPAAIAHRTSPTNFGLYLLSVASARDFGWIGTMDAIDRLDITMAVMGRLERYRGHFYNWYDTRDCRVLDPHYVSSVDSGNLAGHLIALANACDEWRAAAPAPAVRRAGIIDALALARRASTKAPRATIDAAFADIEAQLAREIDWDVLAVTAAKAEATVFAATTDTDDADLRFWMTAISATIESHRRDLAPECDVVAASDRLSALSAAARTMALAMDFAFMMHPERKLISIGYSVSQGVLDENYYDLLASEARLASFFAIAKGDLPARHWFRLGHAVTEVTAGPVLLSWSGSMFEYLMPALVMAPPEGSLIERTECRVVSRHMEYGRQRGVPWGISESAFNARDLESTYQYSNFGVPGLGLKRGLGDDLVVAPYATALAAMMQPHAAIANFARLEAIGARGRFGFYDALDYTPSRLPLGEEVAIVRNFMAHHQGMAIVALANTVLGGPMRRRFHAEPMVKAADLLLQERMPQLVEGAFAPPTEEPKPQLRVRGVERPAGRRFTSAATPTPATHLLSNGRYTVMLTAAGSGYSRWRDMTVSRWREDPTSDGWGSWLFLRDVGSGDAWSAGFQPTRCEPDSYEVTFNEDRADYVRHDGDLVTAMTVLVSAEDDSEVRRVSVTNNGTATRVIEVTSCAELSLAPQSADVAHPTFSKLFIETEHVADSGALLAHRRKREPHEPDVWAAHLAVADAHAVGSPEFETDRAQFMGRGYGARNPRAIVDGRSLTGSVGAVLDPAFVLRTRLRIPPGETAHVSFWTMAGSSRQAVIDMIDKHNAPTAFDRAATLAFTQAQIQLHHLRLGAGEAAQFQRLAGRMLYASAGMRPPAETVAQGLGPQPGLWSLGISGDLPIIVLRIADIEQVNVAREIVQATDYWRMKQLPFDLVIINERGTSYIQDLQSALEGLVRASQSRAQFGERSPGTVFVLRADLIPDETKALLLAVARVVIDAHKGRLSDQLDARREAVLPPRPPQRAVPVPLGRQAQVPPPDLEYFNGVGGFADNGREYVIVQGPGQVTPLPWINVIANDGFGFQVSADGAGFTWAENSREHPLTPWSNDAVQDPSGQAFYIRDDDDGALFSPTAAPIRDPAGTYVTSHGWGYSRFEHAAAGLDFDLVEYVPIADPVKISRLTIRNRSGRTRRLTVAAYVDWVLGPSRAAAAPFTVTSIDPETGAMFAANHWYPAFAGRTAVFDMVGRQTSWTGDRQEFIGRNGGLDDPEALATRAPFSNRVGAALDPCGAMQTQVELADGASIEIVCLLGETVGEDAARALVSQYRDTDLDAVLTEVRDDWEAVLGTVQVRTPDRSLDIMLNGWLLYQTLACRIRARAGFYQASGAYGFRDQLQDVMALMPVRPAIARAQLVRAAGRQFVEGDVQHWWLPQAGNGVRTRFADDRVWLALVTAHYVATTGDGAVLEDDIGFLDGPLLKPGEMENFFQPTAAAETASLYEHCARALDASLKVGAHGVPLIGGGDWNDGMNRVGHLGTGESVWMGWFLDASLKAFLPIAQARGDGARVAAWTAHRTALQTALDAQAWDGDWYRRGWFDDGSPLGSAANAECRIDSIAQSWSVISGGGDPARARRAMASASRDLVLPETGLALLFTPPFDHSPHDPGYIKGYPPGIRENGGQYTHAALWSVIALAMLGEGTQAGALLAMLNPVNHSRTPSEMHRYKVEPYVVAADISSRLPNIGRGGWTWYTGAAGWMQRAGVEYLLGIRRMGTMIEIDPCIPDHWPGFDVTLRAGGAVHVIHVENPAGVSRGIASAVHDGVAMTPRPLRIPVGGVGETHRTNIVLGHDVR; from the coding sequence ATGATGGGCTGGAAGCCGGCGCAAGGGCCGTCGTCCTGGTACGGCGAGGAGCCGATCCGCGAGGAGATGTTCGGGGTCGAGCGACTGGAAGACCATGCCCGCAGCCTGGCGCGCGCGCAGGTCGTCGCATCCGGCACGGTGCGCGGCGTATCGCTGAAGGAGCGGCTGGCCGACAATGAACATGTGCTGCGCCAGGCCTATCGCACCACGGTGGCGGCGGCGGAGGCCGATTCCGCGATTACCCCGGCGGCGGAATGGCTGATCGACAACTTCCACCTCGTCGAGCGCCACATCCGCGAAATCAACACCAACCTGCCGCCGTCCTTCTACAAGCAGTTGCCCAAGCTGGTGACGGGGCCGTTCAACGGCTGCCCGCGGGTGTTCGGCATCGCTTGGGCCTATGTCGCCCATACCGACAGCCGGTTCGACCCCGAGGTGCTGAAGCGCTTTATCCGGGCCTATCAGACGATCGAGCCGCTCACCATCGGCGAGCTGTGGGCGGTCGCCATCACGCTGCGCATCGTGCTGATCGAAAATCTCCGGCGTTTTGCACTGCGCATCGAGCGGAGCCAGGGCGAGCGGCGGGCGGCGGACGCGATGGCCGACCGGCTGCTCGGCACCGAAACCGGGTCACCCGAACCGGCAGCGCAAGTGCTGGCGGCGCTGAGGGATCCCGGCAACAGGGCCGCCGGCCGCGCGGTGACCGATTCCTTTGCGGTTCAGTTCGTGCACCGGCTGCAGGACCAGAACGAAGGCGTAGCGGCCGCGCTCGCCTGGCTCGACGAGCGCATGGCCGAGCGCGGCACCAACATGCAGGCCGCGATCCTGTCCGAACAGGAGCGCCAGATCGGCGCCACCGTCACGGTGCGCAACATCATCACCAGCATGCGGGTGATTTCGGAAATCGACTGGTCCGAACTGTTCGAACGCATGTCGCCGATCGACGACCTGCTGGCGCGCCACGAAGGCTATGCGGCGATGGATTTCACCAGCCGCAACCATTATCGCACTGCCGTCGAGGACCTGGCGCGCAGCTCGCCGCTGTCGGAAAGCGAAGTCGCGCGCCGGGCGATGCAGGCGGCGGTGCGCGCCGCCAACCCCGATGGCTCGCTGGACCGGCGGCGTGCCGACCCGGGCTTCCACCTGATCGGCGACGGCCGCGCCGCGCTGGAACGCGACATCGGCTATCGGCCGCCGGTCCGGCAATGGGTTCCGCGCGTCGGCAAAACGCTCGGCCTGCGCGGCTATGGCGGCGTGATCCTGCTGCTGGGTGCACTCATGCTGGCAGTACCGATCCTTGGTGTGCTGCCATATGGTCCCGGTATCGCGATCGTGATCCTGCTGGCGCTGCTGGGGTCGATCCCGGCGCTCGATGCCGCGGTTGCGCTGGTCAACAGCGGGGTGACACGCAGCCTGTCGGCCACGGTGCTGCCGGCGCTGGAACTGCGCGGCGGCGTGCCGCCCGAACTGCGCACGCTGGTGGCGGTGCCGGTGATGCTCACATCGGCGGCCGGCGTCGCCGAACATATCGAGACGCTGGAAATCCATCACCTCGCCAGCCTGGAGGGCGAGGTCTATTTCGCCCTGCTGTCCGACTGGGCCGATGCGCCGAACGAGACGATGCCCGATGATATGGCGCTGCTGGCGACGGCCGAAGCCGGGATCGCCATGCTCAACGCCCGCTATCCGGCGCCATCGGGCGGGGACCGGTTCTTCCTGTTCCACCGCCATCGCCGCTGGAGCGAAAGCGAGCAGCGCTGGATGGGGTGGGAGCGCAAGCGCGGCAAGCTGCACGCGCTCAACCGCCGCCTGCGCGGGGCGACCGACACCGATTTCGTCACCGCGCACGGCCAGCCGGTCGTGGCGCCCGAAGGCGTCGCCTTCGTCATCACGCTCGACAGCGACACGCGGTTGCCGCGCGACACCGTGCGGCGCCTGATCGGCAAGCTCGGCCATCCGCTCAATGCGCCGCATTTCGACGAGGCGAAGGGCCGCGTCGTCGAAGGCTATGGCATCTTGCAGCCGCGGATCACCCCGGCGCTGGCGATCGGCCGCGACGGATCGATGTTCCAGCGGCTGTTCGCCGGCCATAGCGGGATCGACCCCTATGGCGCCGCCGTTTCCGATGTCTACCAGGACCTGTTCGGCGAAGGTTCCTATGCCGGCAAGGGCATTTACGCCGTCGATGCCTTTGAAGGCGCCTTGCAGGGCCGTGTGCCCGAATCGTCGCTGCTCAGCCATGACCTGTTCGAAGGCGTGTTCGCGCGCGCCGGCCTGGCCAGCGACGTCGAGGTCGTTGAGGATTTTCCGGTCCGTTACGACGTCGCGTCGCGGCGCAACCATCGCTGGGCACGCGGCGACTGGCAGCTGCTGCCATGGATCCTAGGCTTCGGCGATGGGCCCAAGGCGGCCGTTCCGCTGGTCGGCCGCGCCAAGATGGTCGACAATCTGCGGCGCAGCCTGACCGCGCCGGCCTGCGTGCTGTCGCTGATCATCGCCTGGGCGTTGCCGGCACCGGCGGCGCTGCTGTGGACGGCCTTCATATTGTTCATGCTGGCGGTGCCGGCGCTGATCCCGCTGATCGAAAGCCTGTTCCACATGCCGCCGGGCGCCAGTGGCGCGTCGAAGCTGCGCGCGCTGGGCGCCGATGCGCGGTTGGCGCTGGCGCGCTGGGCGCTGGTGGTGACTTTCCTTGCCGACCAGGCCTGGGTGATGACCGATGCCATCGTGCGCACGCTGGTGCGGTTGACGATCACGCGGCGCAACCTGCTGCAATGGGTGCCGGCGGCGCAGCTGGCGGCGGGGCTGGAGCTGTCGACGGTGGCCTTTTACCGCCGCATGCCGGGGGCGACGGTCCTGTCGCTTGCCGGCTTTGCGGTGGCGCTGGTGGCGGGCAACGGTGGCTGGCCGCCGGCGCTGTTGATCGGGCTGCTGTGGCTGGCCTCCCCGGCGGTCGCCTGCCGGATCAGTGCGCCCCCTGAAACGTCGGCGCGGCTGACGATCGATGCCGCCGAAGTGGCGACGCTGCGCGGCATTGCCCGCCAGACCTGGCGCTATTTCGAGTTCGTGGTGACGCCGACGGACAGCATGTTGCCGCCCGACAATTACCAGGAGGACCCGGCGGCGATCGCGCATCGCACCTCGCCGACCAATTTCGGCCTGTACCTGCTGTCGGTGGCGAGTGCCCGCGATTTCGGCTGGATCGGCACAATGGACGCGATCGACCGGCTCGACATCACCATGGCGGTGATGGGGCGGCTGGAGCGCTATCGCGGCCATTTCTACAACTGGTACGACACCCGCGACTGCCGCGTGCTCGACCCGCATTATGTGTCGTCGGTGGACAGCGGCAATCTCGCCGGCCATCTGATCGCACTGGCGAATGCCTGTGACGAATGGCGGGCCGCAGCGCCGGCGCCGGCGGTGCGCAGGGCCGGTATCATCGACGCGCTGGCGCTGGCGCGGCGTGCATCCACCAAAGCGCCGCGCGCCACGATCGATGCGGCCTTCGCCGATATCGAGGCGCAACTAGCGCGCGAGATCGATTGGGACGTGCTGGCAGTGACGGCGGCCAAGGCCGAAGCAACCGTCTTCGCGGCGACCACCGACACAGACGATGCCGATCTGCGCTTCTGGATGACCGCGATCAGCGCGACCATCGAAAGCCATCGCCGCGACCTGGCGCCCGAATGCGATGTGGTGGCGGCGTCGGACCGGCTGTCGGCGCTGTCGGCCGCCGCGCGGACAATGGCGCTGGCGATGGATTTCGCCTTCATGATGCACCCCGAACGCAAGCTCATTTCGATCGGCTATTCGGTATCGCAAGGCGTCCTCGACGAGAACTACTACGACCTGCTCGCCTCCGAGGCGCGGCTGGCGAGCTTTTTTGCCATTGCCAAGGGCGACCTGCCGGCGCGGCACTGGTTCCGCCTTGGCCATGCCGTGACCGAGGTGACCGCCGGGCCGGTGCTGCTGTCCTGGTCGGGATCGATGTTCGAATATCTGATGCCGGCGCTGGTGATGGCGCCACCCGAAGGCAGCCTGATCGAGCGCACCGAATGCCGTGTCGTCAGTCGCCACATGGAATATGGTCGTCAGCGCGGCGTGCCCTGGGGGATTTCGGAATCGGCTTTCAATGCGCGCGATCTCGAATCGACCTATCAATATTCCAATTTCGGCGTGCCGGGGCTGGGGCTGAAGCGCGGACTGGGCGACGATCTGGTGGTGGCGCCCTATGCGACGGCGCTGGCGGCGATGATGCAGCCCCACGCCGCCATCGCCAACTTCGCGCGGCTGGAAGCGATCGGGGCACGCGGCCGGTTCGGCTTCTACGATGCGCTCGACTATACGCCGTCGCGGCTGCCGCTGGGGGAAGAGGTGGCGATCGTGCGCAATTTCATGGCGCACCACCAGGGCATGGCGATCGTGGCGCTGGCCAATACCGTGCTGGGCGGCCCGATGCGCCGGCGCTTCCACGCCGAACCGATGGTCAAGGCCGCCGACCTGCTGCTGCAGGAACGCATGCCGCAATTGGTCGAGGGCGCGTTCGCGCCGCCGACCGAGGAACCCAAGCCCCAGCTGCGGGTGCGCGGTGTCGAGCGGCCGGCGGGACGGCGTTTCACCAGCGCGGCCACGCCGACGCCGGCGACGCACCTGCTGTCGAACGGGCGCTACACGGTGATGCTGACGGCGGCCGGATCGGGCTACAGCCGCTGGCGCGACATGACGGTCTCGCGCTGGCGCGAGGACCCGACCAGCGATGGCTGGGGGTCCTGGCTGTTCCTGCGCGATGTCGGCAGCGGCGATGCCTGGTCGGCGGGCTTCCAGCCGACGCGCTGCGAACCCGACAGCTATGAAGTGACCTTCAACGAAGACCGCGCCGACTATGTGCGCCACGACGGCGACCTGGTGACGGCGATGACCGTGCTGGTCTCCGCCGAGGACGACAGCGAAGTGCGGCGGGTGTCGGTCACCAACAATGGCACCGCGACGCGGGTCATCGAAGTCACCTCCTGTGCCGAGCTTTCGCTGGCGCCGCAGTCGGCCGATGTCGCCCACCCCACCTTTTCCAAATTGTTCATCGAAACCGAGCATGTCGCCGATTCGGGCGCCTTGCTGGCGCATCGCCGCAAGCGCGAACCGCATGAGCCGGACGTGTGGGCGGCCCATCTGGCGGTGGCCGATGCCCATGCTGTCGGTTCGCCCGAGTTCGAGACCGATCGCGCCCAGTTCATGGGTCGCGGCTATGGCGCGCGCAACCCGCGTGCCATCGTCGACGGCCGGTCGCTGACCGGGTCCGTGGGTGCGGTGCTCGACCCGGCCTTCGTGCTGCGAACGCGCCTGCGCATTCCGCCGGGCGAGACAGCGCATGTCAGCTTCTGGACCATGGCGGGGTCGAGCCGGCAGGCGGTGATCGACATGATCGACAAGCACAACGCTCCGACGGCGTTCGATCGTGCCGCCACCCTGGCCTTCACCCAGGCGCAAATCCAGCTGCACCACCTGCGGCTGGGCGCGGGCGAGGCAGCGCAGTTCCAGCGGCTGGCGGGGCGGATGCTGTATGCGTCAGCCGGCATGCGGCCGCCCGCGGAGACCGTGGCGCAGGGGCTGGGCCCGCAACCCGGCCTGTGGTCGCTGGGCATTTCCGGTGACCTGCCGATCATCGTGCTGCGCATCGCCGACATCGAGCAGGTCAATGTGGCCCGCGAGATCGTCCAGGCGACCGATTACTGGCGGATGAAGCAGCTGCCGTTCGACCTCGTCATCATCAATGAACGCGGCACATCCTATATCCAGGACCTGCAGAGCGCGCTGGAAGGGCTGGTGCGTGCCAGCCAGTCGCGCGCCCAGTTCGGCGAACGCAGTCCGGGCACCGTGTTCGTGCTGCGCGCCGACCTCATTCCGGACGAGACCAAGGCGCTGCTGCTGGCGGTGGCGCGCGTGGTCATCGATGCGCACAAGGGGCGGCTGTCCGATCAGCTCGATGCGCGGCGCGAGGCGGTGCTGCCGCCGCGGCCGCCGCAGCGGGCGGTTCCCGTGCCCTTGGGCCGGCAGGCGCAGGTGCCGCCGCCCGACCTGGAATATTTCAACGGCGTCGGCGGCTTTGCCGACAACGGGCGCGAATATGTCATCGTCCAGGGGCCGGGGCAGGTCACGCCGCTGCCGTGGATCAACGTCATCGCCAACGACGGGTTCGGGTTTCAGGTATCAGCCGATGGCGCCGGCTTCACCTGGGCCGAAAACAGCCGCGAACACCCCCTGACACCCTGGTCGAACGATGCCGTCCAGGACCCTTCCGGCCAGGCCTTCTACATCCGCGACGATGACGATGGCGCGTTGTTCAGCCCGACGGCGGCACCGATCCGCGACCCCGCCGGCACCTATGTCACCAGCCATGGCTGGGGTTACAGCCGTTTCGAACATGCAGCGGCGGGGCTGGATTTCGACCTGGTCGAATATGTGCCGATCGCCGATCCGGTGAAGATTTCGCGGCTGACCATCCGCAACCGGTCGGGCCGGACGCGGCGATTGACGGTTGCGGCCTATGTCGACTGGGTGCTGGGGCCGTCACGCGCGGCGGCGGCGCCGTTCACGGTAACATCGATCGACCCCGAAACCGGGGCGATGTTCGCGGCCAACCACTGGTACCCGGCCTTTGCCGGGCGCACCGCGGTGTTCGACATGGTCGGCCGCCAGACCAGCTGGACCGGTGACCGGCAGGAATTCATCGGCCGCAACGGTGGGCTCGACGATCCCGAGGCACTGGCGACGCGGGCGCCATTCTCCAACCGCGTCGGCGCCGCGCTCGACCCGTGCGGGGCGATGCAGACGCAGGTCGAACTTGCCGACGGCGCCAGCATCGAGATCGTCTGCCTGCTCGGCGAAACGGTGGGCGAGGATGCGGCGCGCGCGCTGGTCAGCCAGTATCGCGACACCGACCTTGACGCGGTGCTGACCGAAGTGCGCGACGACTGGGAGGCGGTGCTCGGCACCGTGCAGGTACGCACACCCGACCGCTCGCTCGACATCATGCTCAACGGCTGGCTGCTCTACCAGACGCTGGCCTGCCGCATCCGGGCGCGCGCCGGCTTTTACCAGGCAAGCGGCGCCTATGGCTTCCGTGACCAGCTGCAGGACGTCATGGCGTTGATGCCGGTGCGGCCGGCGATCGCGCGCGCGCAGCTGGTGCGCGCGGCCGGGCGGCAGTTCGTGGAAGGCGATGTCCAGCATTGGTGGTTGCCGCAGGCGGGCAACGGCGTGCGCACCCGCTTTGCCGATGACCGCGTCTGGCTGGCGCTGGTCACGGCGCACTATGTTGCCACCACGGGCGACGGGGCGGTTCTGGAAGACGATATCGGCTTCCTCGACGGGCCTTTGCTCAAGCCCGGCGAGATGGAGAATTTCTTCCAGCCGACCGCCGCCGCCGAAACCGCCAGCCTGTACGAACATTGCGCGCGGGCGCTCGATGCCAGCCTGAAGGTGGGTGCCCATGGCGTCCCGCTGATCGGCGGCGGGGACTGGAACGACGGCATGAACCGTGTCGGTCATCTCGGCACCGGGGAAAGCGTCTGGATGGGCTGGTTCCTCGATGCCAGCTTGAAGGCGTTCCTGCCGATCGCGCAGGCGCGCGGCGATGGCGCGCGCGTGGCGGCGTGGACCGCGCACCGCACGGCCTTGCAGACGGCGCTCGATGCCCAGGCCTGGGATGGCGACTGGTATCGGCGCGGCTGGTTCGACGATGGCTCGCCGCTGGGGTCCGCGGCCAACGCCGAATGCCGGATCGATTCGATTGCCCAGTCCTGGTCGGTGATTTCGGGCGGTGGCGACCCGGCGCGGGCGCGGCGGGCGATGGCGTCGGCGAGCCGCGACCTCGTCCTGCCCGAAACCGGTTTGGCGCTGCTGTTCACCCCGCCGTTCGATCACAGCCCCCACGACCCCGGCTATATCAAGGGCTATCCGCCCGGGATTCGGGAAAATGGCGGCCAGTATACCCACGCTGCCCTGTGGTCGGTGATCGCGCTGGCGATGCTGGGGGAAGGGACACAGGCTGGCGCCCTGCTGGCGATGCTGAACCCGGTCAACCACAGCCGGACACCGTCCGAAATGCACCGGTACAAGGTCGAACCCTATGTGGTGGCGGCCGACATCTCGTCACGCCTGCCCAATATCGGGCGCGGCGGCTGGACCTGGTACACCGGCGCTGCCGGCTGGATGCAGCGGGCCGGAGTCGAATATCTGCTCGGCATCCGGCGAATGGGGACGATGATCGAGATCGATCCTTGCATTCCGGACCATTGGCCGGGCTTCGACGTGACGCTGCGCGCCGGCGGCGCGGTGCATGTCATCCATGTCGAAAACCCCGCCGGTGTCAGCCGCGGCATCGCCAGCGCTGTCCATGACGGCGTGGCGATGACGCCGCGGCCGTTGCGCATTCCTGTCGGCGGTGTCGGCGAAACGCATCGAACAAATATTGTGCTGGGCCATGACGTGCGCTGA
- a CDS encoding type I pantothenate kinase, which produces MPPIPIDTAGLSALLLRRAGHPPVIGITGSVAAGKSTLAGDLAVAMAGSRRVAAISTDGFLFPNAVLEARGLLLRKGFPESYDEGAMAHALAALRTGVAEIPVHSHVSYDIDPALTRRVGPADLVLIEGLGLSGAGIRPALDTLVYLDADVADIERWYVARFLRLWRAGASDPASFYHRFAALPEAQAEALARHTWATINLPNLTDHIAAARDTADILLRKDADHRLLLVRH; this is translated from the coding sequence ATGCCGCCCATCCCGATCGATACCGCCGGCCTTTCGGCGCTGTTGCTGCGCCGCGCCGGGCACCCGCCCGTCATCGGCATCACCGGCTCGGTCGCAGCCGGAAAGTCGACGCTGGCCGGCGATCTTGCCGTGGCAATGGCTGGGTCGCGCCGCGTCGCCGCGATCTCGACCGATGGGTTTCTCTTCCCCAACGCCGTTCTCGAAGCGCGCGGGCTGCTGCTGCGCAAGGGCTTTCCCGAAAGCTATGACGAGGGCGCGATGGCGCATGCGCTCGCCGCCCTGCGCACGGGCGTCGCCGAGATCCCGGTCCACAGCCATGTCAGCTACGATATCGATCCGGCCTTGACGCGGCGCGTCGGCCCTGCCGATCTGGTCCTGATCGAAGGCCTCGGCCTGTCCGGCGCGGGCATCCGGCCGGCCCTCGACACTCTGGTCTATCTCGATGCCGATGTCGCCGACATCGAGCGCTGGTATGTCGCGCGTTTCCTGCGCCTGTGGCGCGCCGGGGCCAGTGACCCGGCATCCTTCTACCATCGGTTCGCCGCGCTGCCCGAGGCACAGGCCGAAGCGCTGGCGCGCCACACCTGGGCGACGATCAACCTCCCCAACCTGACAGATCATATCGCAGCGGCACGCGACACCGCCGATATCCTCTTGCGCAAGGACGCCGACCATCGTCTCCTGCTGGTCCGCCACTGA
- a CDS encoding SDR family oxidoreductase gives MGRIDGRVAFVTGAGAGIGRAAALALAREGARVMLTDIDAEGGRATAAMIAAAGGEGQFRGQDVTEEDRWAELMTRTLTLFGRLDILVNNAGIAIGLPITEMSLDQWNRQLAINLTGVFLGMKHAIPAMRTQKPEGSYRGGSIINISSVAGLVGSAGLAGYCATKGGVRLFSKAVAMECAAAGDGIRVNSVHPGIIDTAIWQKMDAGGIVTAIVGEGSNAPPADAIAAIGTPLGFAGLPQDIADGIVFLASDESRYMTGSELVIDGGWTAH, from the coding sequence ATGGGACGCATCGATGGCCGTGTGGCCTTTGTCACCGGCGCCGGCGCCGGCATCGGGCGCGCCGCGGCGCTGGCGCTGGCGCGCGAAGGCGCCCGAGTCATGCTGACCGATATCGACGCCGAGGGCGGCCGCGCCACCGCCGCCATGATCGCCGCCGCCGGCGGCGAGGGCCAGTTCCGCGGACAGGACGTGACGGAGGAGGATCGCTGGGCCGAACTGATGACCCGCACGCTCACATTGTTCGGACGGCTCGACATCCTCGTCAACAACGCCGGCATCGCCATCGGCCTACCGATCACCGAAATGTCGCTCGACCAGTGGAACCGACAGCTGGCGATCAACCTGACCGGCGTCTTTCTCGGCATGAAGCACGCGATCCCGGCGATGCGCACGCAAAAGCCCGAAGGCAGCTATCGGGGCGGCTCGATCATCAACATCTCGTCGGTGGCCGGTCTGGTCGGTTCGGCGGGTCTTGCGGGCTATTGCGCCACCAAGGGCGGCGTGCGGCTGTTCAGCAAGGCGGTGGCGATGGAATGCGCTGCGGCCGGGGACGGGATCCGCGTCAATTCGGTCCATCCCGGGATCATCGATACCGCCATCTGGCAGAAGATGGATGCTGGCGGCATCGTCACCGCGATTGTCGGGGAAGGCAGCAACGCGCCGCCGGCCGATGCCATCGCCGCCATCGGCACGCCGCTCGGCTTTGCCGGGCTGCCGCAGGACATCGCCGACGGCATCGTCTTCCTCGCATCGGACGAGTCGCGCTACATGACCGGCAGCGAGCTCGTCATCGATGGCGGCTGGACGGCGCATTAG
- a CDS encoding glycine zipper 2TM domain-containing protein produces the protein MTTQILATAVAAALVATAATPAFAQDRGGDRGRPGYATGERGGDRGGYRGDRNQGFGGNGYRGGGGYRNGDGYRGGDGYRGGYDRGRQQAYYAPNRGNGYGRSYGQTYYGQRGYGYVVPVGFRGNGYRPAYYPRPVYGRPVIYAPPRFRPVIYGGGYYNPGFYGAPIYGGPVGYGYGGGYYQPPVVAPIAYGGGYGYNGGYYDPCRSSGAGAVIGAIAGGLVGNGVAGYYDRGLGTIVGAGIGAVAGTAIERNNRCGY, from the coding sequence ATGACGACGCAGATTCTCGCCACCGCCGTTGCTGCTGCCCTCGTCGCCACCGCCGCGACGCCGGCCTTTGCCCAGGATCGCGGCGGCGATCGCGGGCGGCCCGGCTATGCGACCGGGGAGCGCGGCGGCGACCGAGGCGGCTATCGCGGCGACCGCAACCAGGGTTTCGGCGGCAACGGCTATCGGGGTGGTGGTGGCTATCGTAACGGCGATGGTTACCGGGGCGGTGACGGCTATCGCGGCGGTTATGACCGCGGCCGGCAGCAGGCCTATTATGCCCCCAACCGCGGCAATGGCTATGGACGCAGCTATGGTCAGACCTATTACGGCCAACGGGGCTATGGCTATGTCGTGCCGGTCGGCTTCCGCGGCAATGGCTATCGGCCGGCCTATTATCCGCGGCCGGTTTACGGCCGGCCGGTGATCTATGCGCCGCCGCGCTTTCGCCCGGTGATCTATGGCGGCGGCTATTACAACCCCGGCTTCTATGGTGCGCCGATCTATGGTGGCCCCGTCGGCTATGGCTATGGTGGGGGCTATTACCAGCCACCGGTCGTCGCGCCGATCGCCTATGGCGGCGGCTATGGCTATAACGGCGGCTACTATGATCCCTGCCGCTCGAGCGGTGCTGGTGCGGTCATCGGCGCCATCGCCGGCGGCCTCGTCGGCAATGGCGTCGCCGGCTATTACGACCGTGGTCTGGGCACCATTGTCGGCGCCGGCATCGGCGCCGTGGCCGGTACCGCGATCGAACGCAACAACCGCTGCGGCTACTGA